A window of Actinomadura rubteroloni contains these coding sequences:
- a CDS encoding LysR family transcriptional regulator, whose protein sequence is MGIAQRVPDLGALELLLAVVRLGSVGRAAAELGVTQPAASARISALEQRLGLALLDRSPRGSLPTEAGTLLAGWAQQVVTAATALDAGAAALRDRDGDRLRVVASRTVAEHLMPGWLVALDGMRPGTSVALRTAAPAAVAETVRAGAADLGFVEGARTPAGLSGTVVASDRLVVVVAPGHPWARRRGVDGGALAATPLILRAEGSGTREVLDRALAAHGGTAPPLLEPASTAALKAAVLAGAAPGVVSERAVAAELAGGRLVPVPVADLDLHRPLRAVWPAGRRPAGTARDLVGLARRSRP, encoded by the coding sequence ATGGGCATCGCGCAGCGCGTCCCGGACCTCGGGGCGCTGGAACTGCTGCTCGCCGTCGTCCGGCTCGGGAGCGTCGGCCGGGCGGCGGCGGAACTCGGCGTCACCCAGCCCGCCGCGAGCGCCCGCATCAGCGCCCTGGAGCAACGCCTCGGTCTGGCCCTGCTGGACCGTTCCCCGCGCGGTTCCCTGCCCACCGAGGCCGGGACGCTCCTCGCGGGCTGGGCGCAGCAGGTCGTCACCGCCGCGACGGCCCTGGACGCGGGCGCCGCCGCCCTGCGCGACCGGGACGGCGACCGGCTGCGCGTCGTCGCCAGCCGCACCGTCGCCGAGCACCTGATGCCGGGCTGGCTCGTCGCGCTGGACGGGATGCGGCCCGGGACGTCCGTCGCGCTGCGGACCGCCGCGCCCGCCGCCGTCGCCGAGACCGTCCGGGCGGGCGCCGCCGACCTCGGGTTCGTGGAGGGCGCGCGGACGCCCGCCGGGCTGAGCGGCACGGTCGTCGCGTCCGACCGGCTCGTCGTCGTGGTCGCGCCCGGCCATCCGTGGGCGCGGCGGCGCGGCGTGGACGGCGGCGCGCTGGCCGCGACGCCGCTGATCCTGCGCGCCGAGGGTTCGGGCACCCGCGAGGTCCTGGACCGGGCGCTGGCGGCCCACGGCGGGACCGCTCCCCCGCTGCTCGAACCCGCGTCCACGGCCGCGCTGAAGGCCGCCGTCCTCGCGGGCGCGGCGCCGGGCGTCGTGAGCGAGCGGGCCGTCGCCGCCGAACTGGCGGGCGGACGCCTGGTGCCCGTCCCCGTCGCCGACCTGGACCTGCACCGCCCGCTGCGCGCCGTGTGGCCCGCCGGACGGCGTCCCGCGGGCACCGCGCGCGACCTGGTCGGCCTCGCCCGGCGGTCGCGGCCCTGA
- a CDS encoding universal stress protein codes for MIGQHLLVGYAPGRGGDEALATAFDLVRHTGGLVTVAHVHPPGRPAAATEAATLLGRLRTRLDDPATEVVAVASRSVGRGLATAAARAGADAIVIGSAAGGARGRITLGSAADHLLHSAPESVLVVPAGHVPAARAERLTVMYVGRPQCEEAVLRASVAAQEYGVPLRLLTLALEGDPRGPLQDDLALAVRLALDSSGLDPDDVSAGLGEGDDVAAAMADAGWDPGEMMVVASSEDASPHRVFLSEIGLKMVRAALCPVIVLPRGYT; via the coding sequence ATGATCGGACAGCACCTGCTGGTCGGCTACGCGCCGGGCCGGGGCGGGGACGAGGCCCTGGCGACGGCGTTCGACCTCGTCCGCCACACGGGCGGGCTGGTCACCGTCGCGCACGTCCACCCGCCCGGCCGGCCCGCCGCCGCGACCGAGGCCGCCACCCTGCTCGGACGGCTGCGCACCCGGCTCGACGACCCGGCCACCGAGGTCGTCGCCGTCGCGAGCCGCAGCGTCGGGCGCGGGCTGGCCACCGCCGCCGCCCGCGCGGGCGCCGACGCGATCGTCATCGGCTCGGCGGCGGGCGGGGCGCGCGGCCGGATCACGCTCGGGTCCGCCGCCGACCACCTGCTGCACTCGGCGCCCGAGTCCGTCCTGGTCGTCCCGGCGGGCCACGTCCCCGCCGCGCGGGCCGAACGGCTCACGGTCATGTACGTCGGGCGTCCGCAGTGCGAGGAGGCGGTGCTGCGGGCGTCGGTCGCCGCGCAGGAGTACGGCGTGCCGCTGCGTCTGCTGACGCTCGCGCTGGAGGGCGACCCGCGCGGCCCGCTCCAGGACGACCTGGCGCTCGCGGTCCGGCTCGCGCTTGACTCGTCCGGGCTCGACCCCGACGACGTCAGCGCCGGGCTCGGCGAGGGCGACGACGTGGCGGCGGCGATGGCGGACGCGGGCTGGGACCCGGGCGAGATGATGGTCGTGGCGAGCAGCGAGGACGCGTCGCCGCACCGCGTCTTCCTCAGCGAGATCGGGCTCAAGATGGTGCGCGCGGCGCTGTGCCCGGTCATCGTCCTCCCCCGGGGCTACACGTGA
- a CDS encoding CHAP domain-containing protein, with protein sequence MDPIGKKMLAVVKSELGYTEKGDGYTKFGEWYRKNVDGDHDAYFTTAPWCDMFLAWAASKAGVAEQAGQFASTIEHAHWFRDHGAWGTKPEPGAFVFYDWSGSGDIDQVDHVGIVESVQGRTIHTIEGNADGYQLTRKTRSLDDVVGFGYPGKMPVPEKYTPKHAAPPAKVENIGAAPASAAPAQGAPQHDAPASSAPTVPAQDVVLGGVLALILCGTAALAVGRATAAKAPTTPPIRVRKRGRHHRTAPVELPVGVTPADLDAAESTTTVMPALSLAAAHAAEDHEFWGRIDRFRDDDDLAFWDALHAAVSDEPAEYATAAEFR encoded by the coding sequence ATGGACCCGATCGGCAAGAAGATGCTGGCCGTCGTCAAGTCGGAACTCGGCTACACCGAGAAGGGCGACGGCTACACCAAGTTCGGCGAGTGGTACCGCAAGAACGTGGACGGCGACCACGACGCGTACTTCACCACCGCCCCCTGGTGCGACATGTTCCTCGCCTGGGCCGCGAGCAAGGCGGGCGTCGCCGAGCAGGCCGGGCAGTTCGCGTCCACGATCGAGCACGCCCACTGGTTCCGCGACCACGGCGCGTGGGGCACCAAGCCCGAGCCGGGGGCCTTCGTCTTCTACGACTGGTCCGGCAGCGGGGACATCGACCAGGTCGACCACGTCGGGATCGTCGAGAGCGTCCAGGGCCGCACGATCCACACCATCGAGGGCAACGCCGACGGGTACCAGCTCACCCGCAAGACCCGCAGCCTGGACGACGTCGTCGGCTTCGGCTACCCCGGCAAGATGCCGGTGCCCGAGAAGTACACGCCCAAGCACGCGGCGCCGCCCGCCAAGGTCGAGAACATCGGCGCGGCGCCCGCGTCCGCCGCGCCCGCGCAGGGAGCGCCGCAGCACGACGCGCCCGCGTCCAGCGCGCCGACGGTGCCCGCGCAGGACGTCGTGCTCGGCGGCGTCCTCGCCCTCATCCTCTGCGGGACCGCCGCGCTCGCCGTCGGCCGCGCCACCGCCGCCAAGGCCCCGACGACGCCGCCCATCCGCGTCCGCAAGCGCGGCCGGCACCACCGCACCGCGCCCGTCGAGCTGCCGGTGGGCGTCACCCCCGCCGACCTCGACGCCGCCGAGTCCACCACGACGGTCATGCCGGCCCTGTCCCTCGCCGCCGCCCACGCCGCCGAGGACCACGAGTTCTGGGGCCGCATCGACCGCTTCCGGGACGACGACGACCTCGCCTTCTGGGACGCCCTGCACGCCGCCGTCAGCGACGAGCCCGCCGAGTACGCAACGGCCGCCGAGTTCCGCTAG